TGATGTCGCCCCCGTAACACTTGGCGGTGACATCCTTGCGAAAGGCCTTTACCGTCTCCCGCGCAATTATTTTTCCGCCGATGGCCGCCTGGATGGCCACCTGGAATTGCTGGCGAGGAATGACCTCCTTCAATTTGGCCGCCAGCGCGCGCCCGCGGCTTTCGGCCTTGGAACGATGCACAATGCAGGAAAAGGCATCCACCGGCTCGCCATTCACCAGGATGTCCAGCTTGATCATATCCGCCGCGCGCGGTTCGATGAATTCGTAATCCATTGAACCGTAGCCGCGGGTGATGCTTTTAATGCGGTCATGGAAATCGATCAGGATTTCATTGAGCGGCAGCTCGGCCGTCAACATCACGCGGCGTGGATCAATGGTTTCCGTATGTTTAACCTCCCCGCGGCGGTCGGCAATGAGCAGCATCAAATCGCCGATATACTCATTGGGACAAATTAAAAACGCCCGCACCATGGGCTCCTCGATGGTCTGGATATGATTAGGCTCGGGCAGAAAAACAGGGTTGTCAATTTCCTTCACTGTTCCATCGGTCAGGGTGACGCGGTACACCACCGAAGGGTACGTGGCGATGATGTCCATGTCGTATTCACGGCGCAGCCGCTCCTGCACAATCTCCATGTGGAGCAAGCCCAGGAAGCCACATCGGAAGCCAAAGCCCAGCGCCACCGAACTTTCCGGCTGATAAACAAAGGCCGGGTCATTTAATTGCAGCTTGCCCAGATTTGCCTTCAAGTGTTCGTAATCGGCGGTGTTGATTGGATAAATGCCGCTGAACACCATCGGATGCACCTCCTTGAAACCGGGCAGGGCCGGCGAGGGGTGCCGGGCATCGGTGAGGGTGTCGCCCATTTTCACCTCGGACGGGCTTTTAATGTTGGCCGTGATGTACCCTACCTCGCCCATGGTCAAGGCCTCGCGGATGTAGGGTTTGGGATTGAAGCTCCCCACTTCCTTCACCTCGACGGTCTTTCCCGAGTGCAGGAGCTTGACCAGCATGCCGGGACGCAGTTCGCCATTGAAAACGCGGACATACGTGATGACGCCCTTGTAGGTGTCAAACTTGGAATCAAACATGAGCGCCTGCAAGGACGGCGCAGGTGTGGGCTGGGGCGGCGGAATGCGGGCCACCACGGCCTCCAGGATGTCATCAATGCCGATGCCGGCCTTGGCGCTGGCCAGGATGGCCTGATCCGCCGGGATGGCCAGAATGTCTTCCAGTTGTTTTTTTACTTCCTCGATGTTGGCATGAGGCAAATCAATTTTGTTGATGACCGGGATGATGGTGAGGTTTTGTTTCATGGCCATGTGGACGTTCGCCACGGTCTGCGCCTCCACCCCCTGGGCGGCGTCCACGATCAACAAGGCCCCCTCACAAGCGCTCAAGCTGCGCGATACCTCGTATGAAAAGTCCACGTGTCCCGGCGTGTCGATAAGATTCAGCTCGTAGGTCTCCCCATTGTGCGCCTGGTAGTACATGGTCACTGGATGCGCCTTGATGGTGATGCCGCGCTCCTGTTCCAGATCCATGGCATCCAGCAGTTGATCACGCATTTCCCGCTCGGAAACCGTGCCGGTGCGCGCCAGCAAACGATCGGAAAGCGTGGTTTTCCCATGATCAATATGGGCAATAATGCAAAAATTTCTGATATGTGCTGCGTCCATCGCCTGTCAAACGTCCCAAAACGGCCCAAAGGTTAAACGCTGAATCTCCATCCGGCAACGGCAATCTGGTCTGGATTTGTCGGGGTTACGGCAGCGGCCCGTGTCACTGGCCGCCCAACTCTGGGAAAATCTGGCTCAGCGAAGGGATCAACACCCATCGCCCTCCCACATGATAAAAATCGCCCTCCAAAAAGCGATCCCCGCCCCGCCGGCGCACCTCGAGCTGGTACACGGGTATATCTGGCGCGATTATGCGCCGGGCCTTGGCCGCCGCCGCGGCCGCCGAGGGCGGGCGCGGTTCCAATCTCAGGTATTCCCCTGCCCGGCTCCCGCCCCGCATGAGGTTCAAAAAGTTTTGGCGGTCTTCATCATTGCGATTGGCGGCGCCCCAGGCCATCACTTCATCCCGGTGGATCCGATCCACCTTTTCCCAAACTTGCGAGGCCCCCCGCACGAAAATGCGGTTGATTTCCTGTTGCGTGGGCAGCCGTTCCAACATCACCTTTTTCAAGTCGGCAAAAGAGGTGGTGGCCAGTTTTTCCTGGTATTTCCGGTAGTGTTCCATCAGCGACCGCTCAAGTGGCGTTACCGTGGGTTCCGGGGGTAGTGCCCCCCCTGCCCCGCGCAACAACGAAGCAATTTCCTGATGCCCCTCAAACATCGCCAAGGCCAGCGGCGTGTCCCCTTCGCGGGTGACCAGATTAGGATTCGCCCTGGCGGCCAATAAAGCCTGCACCAGCGGACGGTTGCCGCGCAGCACGGCATGGTGCAGGGCGCTGAAGCCGCCGCCGGTCTCCTGGGCATTGATGTCCAACCCCGTGGAAATCAAGAGCTCGGCCACGCCGTCCGGTTCAGGCACTGCTGCTGCCAGAATCAAGGCTGTATTGCCAAAGCGATCGCGGGCGCGGGGATCCGCGCCAGCGGCCAGCAGCAGCTTGACCATGTCCCCCATCTTTCCCGCCGCGGCGGCAAGCAACAAGGGCGTGGCGCCAATGGACGTCCGCAGATTCACATCCGCCTTATTGGAGATTAAGAGACTGGCCATGGCCAGATCGTTGCGCTGCACTGCAATGTGCAATGGGGCCACTCCCCCATGGCCCTGGGCGTTGATTCTGGCGCCAGCATTTAACAAAACTTGTGCGGCCTGCACCGTGCCCACTTCAGCAGCGTGATGCAGGGCAGTCCATTGGTTGGTGTCCGTGGCCTCCACCGCCGCCGTATTGGTGGTTAATATGGCTCCCAGAGCCGCCAAGTCGTTGCTACGGACCGCCATGATGATGGCAGGATAACGAGGCGGCGGCGGCACAACGGTATCGCGCGGCATCAGGTTGGTGGCTGCAAGCGACGGACGACGGACTGGCGTAGTGGCGGCAGGCTTTTGCACATCCATGATGCCCCCATGTTTGCGCAACAATTCAGCGACGGCCTTCCGGCCAAAGCCCTGAGCCAGGTAAAGAGGGGTTATGCCGCTGTTGGAGCGGGCGTTTACCTCGGCCCCGGCTTCGAGCAGGAAGGCAGCTACCTCCAATTGACCAGCCGCCGCGGCGTAGTGCAGCGGGGTTTTTTGCTCGCGATCCCGGTCATGCACCAGGGCCGGGTTGGCGGCCACCAACGCCCGAACTCGTGCCAGATCGCCTTTTTCGGCGGCGGTATGGATTTCTCCTGCCGATAAATACGCCGCGCCGATTAGAAGCCAGAAAAAGCAATACAGGCGCCCAAGACTTGGTAGGAACAGAGCCATGACAGAATAATCAAGAGACAGGCCGGGGCCGCGGGGAGCGACGCAAACCGTTTTGGAACCATAGGCGCCAGACCATCCAGACGGCCTCCCATACAATTTTTCCAGACATCTTGGAGGTTCCCTGAAAGCGATCCGTGAAGATGATGGGGATTTCCGCCACTTTCAGCCCCTGACGCCAGATTTTATGGGTTACCTCGACCTGAAAACTGTAGCCATTGGAATGGATGTTTTTCCAATCCACCGACGCCAGAGCGGAGCGCCGGAAGCATTTGTACCCGCCGGTGGGATCCGTTACCGGCAAACCCGTTATCCAACGCACGTATTGCGCCGCACCCAGGCTTAGAATAAGCCGTTTCAGCGGCCAATTAATCACTCGTATGCCGTTGCTGTAACGGGAGCCAATCACCAGATCGGCCTCCTGAGCAGCCCGAACAAACTCAGGAATGGCCGCTGGATCGTGCGAAAAGTCGCCGTCCATTTGAATAACATACGCGTAGCCCCGGGCCAGAGCCCACTCAAAGCCGGCACAATAAGCCCGGCCCAGGCCGTTCTTTTCGCGCCGGTGCAGGACGTGCACCTGTGGGTGCTTGCGGGCCAGTTCATCAGCAAGCTCGCCCGTGCCATCAGGAGAATTGTCGTCCACCACCAGCACATCCACCGGGATGGGGAGTCCCAAAAGCCGGGCAATAAGCGGGGGTAAATTGTCCCGCTCATTGTACGTTGGCACCACCACCAGCACCTCGGCAGCCATAAAAGCGTTCGTTGGCCAGATGAATTACCATGCATGCCGCAGAACTCAAGCCGGGAATGAGGGGATGGCCTTGGGGACATCAAATCATTTGATTTTTGCCCCTTCCTGACCCACTCTTGTGCGCGTGACGCGACCGTTGGTCATTCTGGTTTATGAGCGCATCCTGCCCGGCAGCCAGCTTTTGAACCGGTTCCAGGACATGGGATATCGCGTCCTCGCTTTGAACGACCCCGCTGGTTTGGTGGAAACGGCGCGCCGGGAAGGCCCCCTGCTGGCGGTGGTGGACATGCCGTTTTCCCAGGCTGACGCCGCCCGGGCCATTGCCGAGCTGCGTTCCTCCCCGGATACCCAACATGTGCCGGTCATTGCCATCGTGCCCGCCCTCGACAAGGAAATGGAGCAAAAAGCGGTAGCCAGCCAGGCCACTTTGGTGGCCCATGACAATGCCATCTTGAATCATCTGGATCGCTTTTTACAACAAGCCCTGCAACTGGATTGAAACAGAGTTGATCTTCACCCTAGCGCCCATGGCTTCTTTCGCATGAATCTGCCCAGTGTTGCCTTAAAACAAGGAATCCACGTCATGCATCTTTTCTACCGGGTGGACCGCTGGAAGTGGCTGCAACTGCCCGCTGGCGAATCCACCGGCCGCCGCGAGCGTTTGGCCACCCTATGCCAGGCCAATAGCGCCGCCTGTCAGCCACGGCTCACCTGTTACGCCAACGTGGGCGGCAAAGCGGACCTAGCCTTTTTGCTGCAACACGCCACACTTGACGGCATTGCCCGCCTCCACCGGGATCTCGAGGCTTGTTTCCCTCCCGGGGTGTTGCAGCCGGTGTTCAGCTACCTGAGCGTCACTGAATTGACTGAATACATGCCGACCCTTGAGGAGGCCAAACAGCGCTTGCAACGCCAGGAAAACCTGACGCCCGGCACGCCGGAGTATGAAACGCGACTGGCCGAGGAAACCAAGCGGGTGGAGGAATACATGCACTACCGCCTTTACCCGGAACTGCCCAATTGGGAGGTCATGGGGTTTTACCCCATGAATAAGCGCCGGATGTCCGGCGATAATTGGTATCTCCTGAATTTTGAGCAGCGCAAACTGCTCATGGGCGGTCACGCGCGCACCGGCCGCAAATACGCGGGGCGCGTCGTGCAAATGATCACCGGCTCCACCGGCCTGGATGACTGGGAATGGGGGGTGACGCTCGTGGCCCGGCAGGCGGATACCATCAAAGAAATCGTGTACGAGATGCGGTTCGACGAGGTGAGCGCCCGCTATGCGGATTTTGGACCTTTTTACATCAATTTGCGCCTTGCTCCCGAGGCCCTCTGGGAACATCTGCGCCTGCCCCAGGCCTAGAAGTGACCAATCAGCCCCTCTGCCGCTTTGAAAACCGGCTGGTTTTCACCTCAATCCAACACGGGCAGGCAGGGCGAAGAAGCAGGCCAAATGGTCGGAGCGGCCGGATTTGAACCGGCGACCTCTTGGTCCCAAACCAAGCGCTCTACCAAGCTAAGCTACGCTCCGACACGCGGCGGAATACTTGCGCGAGCAGGCCGTCAATGCAATCACGAAGTGCAGCCCATGGCGCCATGGCCCCCTGCCCTGCCCCCTTGGGAATGCGGCTTTACGGAGGGGCATTTCATGCTACACTAGCTTCGTATGGCGGCGGAACCCACAGTCACGACCCCCAAAATCAACCTGCGCCGTCCGGACATCATGGCCGAGGTGCAGGCGCAAGTGGTCTCGCATTATCGCAGCGAGCTGGTGGAATATTTGCGGGCGCACGGCCACGAGTTGCGCGCCGGCAATTTGTGCATCAAACTGGCCAAGGAATTCGGTTTCTGCTACGGCGTGGAACGGGCGATTGATTTGGCCTACGCGGCCCGGAAAAGTTTTCCGCCCGAAACCCCCATCTACCTCCTGGGCGAAATCATTCATAACCCGGAGGTCAACGACCAGATTCGCCACATGGGTATTCGCACCATTTCGAGCCGGCCAACCCCCGAGGAACTGGCTCTGTTAAAAGCCGGTGATGTGGTGATCATTCCCGCTTTTGGCACCGAAGTGCGGACCCGCCAGATTTTGCAGGAAAAAGGATGTGTGTTTGTGGACACCACCTGCGGCGACGTGATGAGCGTTTGGAAACGGGTGCGCCAATACGCCCGGGATCAGGTTACCAGCATCATTCACGGCAAAGCCCGCCACGAGGAAACCAAGGCCACCACCTCCCAGGCCACCGCCAGCGGCCAGGGCCATTATCTGGTGGTGTACAACCTGGAGGAAACCGATTACGTCTGCCGTTACATCCTGCAGGGCGGCAACAAGCAGGAGTTCCTGGAAAAGTTCAAAGGAGCCTACTCGCCTGGCTTTGACCCCGATGTGCATCTTCAGGCCGTCGGCGTGGCCAACCAGACCACCATGCTGCGCAACGAGACCGAAGAAGTGCAACGCCGCTTCAAAGCGGCCATGGAACAAAAATACGGCCCGGAAAACCTGGCGGCTCATTTCCGTTATTTTGACACGATATGCGGCGCCACCCAGGACCGCCAGGATGCCCTGCAAAAATTGCTGAAAGAGCCGCTGGATTTGTTGATTGTCATTGGTGGCTATAATTCCTCCAACACCTCCCACCTGGCGGAAATGGGCGAGGCGGTCCTGCCGACCTATTTCATCAAAAACGCCGCCAAAATGGTTTCGCCCCGCCTCATTACCCACTGGAATCAACACCTGCATCGGGAAGTGGAAACCCGGGACTGGCTTCCCGATGGCCCCGCCACCATTGGAATCACAGCAGGAGCCTCCTGCCCCAATAATTTGATCGAGGATGTCATTTCCCGCTTGTTGGAATTTCGCGGCCTAAGTGCCAAAGACGTGGTCGGCGCCCCCTTGAAAACCGGGACGCCAGGCTGACCCCTGGAAGCGTCCCATGAATGCGCTGCGCACGCGTGAGCAATTGGAGGCGCTGGAACGGCTGACACTCGCCCCCTACGCCCAGCTTAGCGCCCAAACCCGTGGCCGCCGCCACGCGGAGCCGCCGCCGGAGTGGCGCACCCATTTTCAGCGTGATCGGGACAGGGTCATTCACAGCCGCGCCTTTCGCCGCCTGGAGGGCAAGACCCAGGTTTTCCTGAATGGTACAGGGGATCATTTGCGCACCCGCCTCACCCATACCATGGAAGTGGCCGCCATTGCCCGGAACATTGCCCGCGCCCTGCGACTCAATGAAGACCTGGCGGAAACCATTGCGCTGGCCCATGACCTTGGACATCCCCCTTTTGGTCACAAGGGGGAAACGGTGCTCAACCGCCTGATGCGCGAGCACGGAGGTTTCGAGCACAACCGCCAAAGCCTGCGCATTGTGGAGGAATTGGAGCAGAAATACCCGCAGTTTCCCGGCCTGAATTTGACTTGGGAAGTGCGGGAGGGTCTGGTCTGCCATTCCCCCGAAAAGGCCGATGCCCGGGACGCCGCTGAATTCTCCTCCGGTTGGGGCAGCCTGGAAGCGCAGGCGGCCAATCTCGCGGACGAAATCGCCTATTACAGCCACGACCTGGACGACGGCCTGGAGAGCGGCTTGTTGGAGGAGCGCACCTTGTTGCGCGAGGTGGAGTTATTTGCCCTGGCCACCCGCCAGGTGGAACGCGCCCACGGGCATCTGGCCGATGAGTGCCGCCGCTTTTTCATCATCCGATGTGTGATTGACCTGCAGGTGCGGGATGTCGTCACCACCTCCGCCCGGCGCATTGCCGAGGCGCGGCTGCAATCCGCCGATGACGCCCGCGCCAGCCGGCATCCCTTGATTTGTTACAGCAAGGAGAGGCACCGCCAGAATCGTGAGCTGCGGCGTTATTTGTATCGCAATCTTTATTACAATCCAGTGGTGCACCAGCCGAATCGGCGGGCCGTCAAAATGCTGGCCGAGTTGTTCCGCTATTATCTGGCGCATCCGCAGGAAATCGGCGAGCAAAGCCGCAAACGTGCCGGGGTGGATGGCTGGCCGAGAGCCATCTGCGACTACCTGAGCGGCATGACGGATCGCTATGCCTTGCTGGATTACGAGCATCGTTTGCGCGGAGGCCCGGCGCCGCCGGGGGAGCGGGTTTGAGCTTGCACCCGCGGCAGACACTTTTACATTGGCTGTATGCAACTGGAACAATATCTGCCGGTGCTGATGCTCCTGCTGCTGGCGGTGGCCTTCACCGCATTCATGCTGATTGGCTCGGTGGTGGTGGGCCGTCTGGCCAACCGCTACCGTCTGCATCGTGCCCGCAGCAAAGACCTGCCGTATGAATGCGGCATGATCCCGGTCAGCGGACAGAGCACCCGCCTGACGATCAAGTTCTATCTCGTGGCGCTGCTGTTCATCCTTTTTGATATTGAGGTGGTATTTCTTTATCCCTGGGCGGTGGTGTACCGGGACATGTTACAGGATGCCGCCACCCGCAATCTAATTCTGGCCGCCATGCTGCCTTTCCTCGGGCTTCTGTTTTTCGGATTCCTGTACGAGGTGAAAAAAGGCGGTTTCAACTGGCGGGAATAGGCCGTGAGGCGGGTTTCCAACACCGCAGATTATTGCAAATCATCCATACCGCACCAAGGTTTTTCCAACCCGGCAACAACCATGAGCACCTCCATCAAGTTTGGCACATCCGGCTGGCGCGGTTTGATTGCCCGCGATTTTACCTTTGACAACGTTTATCTGGCCTCCCAGGGCATTGCGGATTATCTGTCCGCCGAGCGGGAGAACACCAATTCTATTCTGGCGGGCCGCAAACCTCAGTTGGTCATCGGCTATGATACCCGCTTTTTGGGGCGTGATTTTGCGCTCGCTGTGGCTGAGGTGCTGGCGGCCAACGGCCTGACTCCCTTGCTTTGCGATCGTGATACCCCTACCCCGGTCATCGCCCATACCATCCGTCGTCGCAAACTCTTGGGCGGCATCAACCTGACGGCCAGTCACAATCCCGCGGAGTATCAGGGGCTCAAATTCTCCAACTTCAAGGGTGCGCCTGCCCCACCAGAAACCACCCGCCAAATCGAGGACGCCATTGTGCGCCGGCAGAAGGAGGGCTGGTCGTTCAAACCGGCCCCCCTTGGCAGCTTTCAATGCAAGTCCATCAATCCGCAGCCCGATTATTTCGAGCAGATTCGCCGCCTGATTGATTTTCAGGCCTTGCGCAAGGCCAGGCTCAAGGTGGCCGTCGAGTTGCGGTATGGCACGGGCCACGGTTATCTGGACACGCTGTTAAAGGAGGCAGGCGCCGAAGTCACTGTTTTCCATGATGAACAGAATCCTCTTTTTGGCGGGCATCATCCGGAAGCCGATGCCGCCGGCATGGCCGAGGTCAGCGCCTTTGTGCGCCGCGGGAGGGCGCAACTGGGTCTGGGATTGGATGGGGACGCTGATCGGTTTGGTATCGTGGACAAAACCGGCCAATGGCTGACCCCCAACCAGGTTCTGGCCCTGGCGCTTTACCATTTGAAGAAAAACCGCGGATGGGAAGGCGCGGTGGTGCGCACAGTGCCCACCAGCCACCAGGTGGATGCCGTGGCGCAATGGCTGGAAGTCAAATTGCATGAAACGCCTGTCGGCTTTAAATACATCGGCGCCCTTATGGAGAGCGAGCCGATCATCGTCGGTGGCGAAGAATCTGGCGGCCTGAGCGTCAAGGGGCATGTGCCGGAAAAGGATGGCATTCTGGCCTGTCTGCTGATGGCCGAGCTGGTGGCGGTGGAGGGGCGGAGTCTTGGCCAGATATTGAAAATGTTTGACCGCCAGTTTGGTGAATTTCACACCACCCGTATCAACATCCGCATCCAACCCGAAGCCCGGGAGGCCCTGCTGAAAAAATTGGGGTCAGGCTTGGAGAAAATCGGCACCAGCCGCGTGGAAAAAGTCATCACCCTGGACGGTTACAAGTTCCTTCTGCCCGAGGGTGAATGGGTGGCGTTTCGTCCCAGCGGCACGGAGCCGCTTTTCCGTTGTTACATCGAGGCTCGCAGTGCGGCACGCCAGAAGCGGCTCGAATCCGCCTGCCGGGCCTTGCTCAAGCTTTAGCGGACGCCGGCTGCGGCCGGCCCGATTTCCAAAGCCCCACCGCCAGCAATACGAAGGGAATCAGCGAGAGCAAGTCAGATAGTGGCCCGGCAAAGAACGGGTTATGAGCCTCCGCCCATTGCGTAATGGCCTGCTCTACGCGGTCGAAAAAGCCGGCATAAAAGGCAATTAAAGTGCCGGCGATGGCCCCGCCGGCAATATAACCTGAAGCCATCAGAACACCCGGACTTTTATCGCTCTCAGCCGCCAGTTCCGCCTCAGAAAGGTTGGCTTCGCGTAAGCGCGCCCGCATCCGCCGGTCCACCAGCCAGCGCACCACCCCCCCCGCCAGAATGGGAGCAGAGGACGAAATGGGCAAATACACCCCCACCGCAAAGGCCAGCGATGGCACGCCGGCCATTTCCAAGATTAAAGCGATCATCACCCCAAATAGAACCAAGGCCCATGGCAGTTGGCGATCCAAAATGCCCTTGATGATGTAGGACATAAGCACCGCCTTGGGCGCGTCAAATTTCCGTACTTCCGTACCGTCGGGCCGCTTGGTGTAATGGCCGTTGACCCCGGGATCCACAAGATACACCACCTCGCCTTGCTCATTGACCAAGTACTTACCCGGCGGGCCGTTGGTGGCGTCGGTCTTGTGCCAAACATAGTAAGTCCGCGAATCCTCGCGAGCCTGGGGCCCACGCAAGGCCTCCCGGTCTTGCAAACGGCTGATTTCCGTGCGCAGACCGGGCACCACTTCCGCCGCTGGCACATATACTGTAGCCGCCTCGTTGAGTTTGAGCAGGATGGGCCCCAAGGCGAGCGCAGACACCAGGGCCCCCACTAAAATGGCAATCTGTTGATATTTGGGCGTGGCCCCCACCAAAAAGCCGGTTTTCAAGTCCTGCGAGGTGGTGCCACCGTTGGAGGCAGCGATGCAGACAATGGCGCCCACGGACAGGGCGGTGACGAAATAGGTGCCGCCGGTCCACCCCATCAACAAAAAGATCAAGCACGTCAGCAACAGCGTGGCCACGGTCATCCCCGAAATGGGATTGGAGGAAGAACCAATCTCGCCGGTCAGCCGTGAAGAAACCGTAACGAAGAGAAAACCAAACACCACGATGAGCAGCGCGCCCAACAGATTCATGTGCAGGGAGGGCGAAAAGAGAATGGCCAGAATCAAAACCACGATGCCGCCCAGCACAAAGTGCATGGACAAATCTTGCTCGGTCCGGGGCAAGGCGCCCGAGGCCCCCCCAGCGGCTTGCAAATCGGCCAGACCACTTTTCAAACCATGCCACAACATGGGCAGAGAACGGATCAAACTGATGATCCCACCTGCCGCCACCGCCCCGGCCCCGATATAGAGAATGTAGTCCTGCCGCACCTGGGTTGGGGTCATCTGGCTGATTGGAATTTTACCGGGCGCCAGCGGTCCGGCCAGTCCATCGCCAAAGAACTTGATCAGGGGAATGAGCAGCAAATACGACAACATTCCGCCAGCGCACAGCACCGCGGCAATGCGCGGGCCAATGACGTAGCCCACTCCCAGTAATTCCGGCGAAACCTCCACCCCCAAAGAGCCCCCCTTGAAGGCTCCGCCAAATACCACGCCAGGAATGTCTTTCCATCCTTTTAACGCCAACATCACCGTCTTGTACACCAGCCCGATGCCAAAGCCGGTGAAGATGGTATGCGCGCTGAGTGTGGCTTGGGCGTTGGTCTCCTGCCCGGCCGCGGATGCGGCCTGCCGGGATTCCTCGGAGGCACCGGCTTTGAGTACTTCTGCGCACGCCGTGCCTTCAGGATATTTCAGCCGCCCATGCTGTTGCACAATGAGCGCCCGGCGTAGAGGAATCATCATCAGGATGCCCAACAGGCCGCCCAGAACGGCCACCAGCATCACCCGGCCGATCTCCAGATCGAAACCTAATATCATAATGGCCGGCATCGTCACCCCCAGACCAAACGCGATGGACTCACCCGCCGAGCCGCCCGTCTGGATGATGTTGTGCTCCAGTATCGTGGCGTCGCGTCCTCCGGCCCTGGCATACAGGCGGTATAGGGCGATGGAAACCACGGCCACAGGAATGGATGCGCTCACCGTCAACCCCACCTTCAGCACCAAGTAAAGCGAAGAGGCTCCAAACAACAATCCCAACACGGCTCCGGTAATGACCGCGCGCAGCGTCAGTTCTGGCAGGCGGGCTTCGGGCGGAAGATAAGGGGAAAAGGAGGGGGAGACGCCAGTTGAGCCGTTGGAAGTGCCGGTGTTACTCATAGCGCACGGGCGCAAGCTAACGAAAACTACTGCGGCCTGCAAATGTTTCCGGCGCCCTGCCCTGCCACCGAAGGGGGCCGTCATGAACTGGATATCTTGGGGGCAAAGCAGAGGGGAAACTCCCCATTGCCACCCGCCTGCCGTCGTGTCA
This is a stretch of genomic DNA from Verrucomicrobiia bacterium. It encodes these proteins:
- the lepA gene encoding translation elongation factor 4, producing MDAAHIRNFCIIAHIDHGKTTLSDRLLARTGTVSEREMRDQLLDAMDLEQERGITIKAHPVTMYYQAHNGETYELNLIDTPGHVDFSYEVSRSLSACEGALLIVDAAQGVEAQTVANVHMAMKQNLTIIPVINKIDLPHANIEEVKKQLEDILAIPADQAILASAKAGIGIDDILEAVVARIPPPQPTPAPSLQALMFDSKFDTYKGVITYVRVFNGELRPGMLVKLLHSGKTVEVKEVGSFNPKPYIREALTMGEVGYITANIKSPSEVKMGDTLTDARHPSPALPGFKEVHPMVFSGIYPINTADYEHLKANLGKLQLNDPAFVYQPESSVALGFGFRCGFLGLLHMEIVQERLRREYDMDIIATYPSVVYRVTLTDGTVKEIDNPVFLPEPNHIQTIEEPMVRAFLICPNEYIGDLMLLIADRRGEVKHTETIDPRRVMLTAELPLNEILIDFHDRIKSITRGYGSMDYEFIEPRAADMIKLDILVNGEPVDAFSCIVHRSKAESRGRALAAKLKEVIPRQQFQVAIQAAIGGKIIARETVKAFRKDVTAKCYGGDITRKRKLLEKQKEGKKRMKSIGSVDIPQEAFIAVLKA
- a CDS encoding ankyrin repeat domain-containing protein → MALFLPSLGRLYCFFWLLIGAAYLSAGEIHTAAEKGDLARVRALVAANPALVHDRDREQKTPLHYAAAAGQLEVAAFLLEAGAEVNARSNSGITPLYLAQGFGRKAVAELLRKHGGIMDVQKPAATTPVRRPSLAATNLMPRDTVVPPPPRYPAIIMAVRSNDLAALGAILTTNTAAVEATDTNQWTALHHAAEVGTVQAAQVLLNAGARINAQGHGGVAPLHIAVQRNDLAMASLLISNKADVNLRTSIGATPLLLAAAAGKMGDMVKLLLAAGADPRARDRFGNTALILAAAVPEPDGVAELLISTGLDINAQETGGGFSALHHAVLRGNRPLVQALLAARANPNLVTREGDTPLALAMFEGHQEIASLLRGAGGALPPEPTVTPLERSLMEHYRKYQEKLATTSFADLKKVMLERLPTQQEINRIFVRGASQVWEKVDRIHRDEVMAWGAANRNDEDRQNFLNLMRGGSRAGEYLRLEPRPPSAAAAAAKARRIIAPDIPVYQLEVRRRGGDRFLEGDFYHVGGRWVLIPSLSQIFPELGGQ
- a CDS encoding polyprenol monophosphomannose synthase, with protein sequence MAAEVLVVVPTYNERDNLPPLIARLLGLPIPVDVLVVDDNSPDGTGELADELARKHPQVHVLHRREKNGLGRAYCAGFEWALARGYAYVIQMDGDFSHDPAAIPEFVRAAQEADLVIGSRYSNGIRVINWPLKRLILSLGAAQYVRWITGLPVTDPTGGYKCFRRSALASVDWKNIHSNGYSFQVEVTHKIWRQGLKVAEIPIIFTDRFQGTSKMSGKIVWEAVWMVWRLWFQNGLRRSPRPRPVS
- a CDS encoding chlorite dismutase family protein, whose product is MHLFYRVDRWKWLQLPAGESTGRRERLATLCQANSAACQPRLTCYANVGGKADLAFLLQHATLDGIARLHRDLEACFPPGVLQPVFSYLSVTELTEYMPTLEEAKQRLQRQENLTPGTPEYETRLAEETKRVEEYMHYRLYPELPNWEVMGFYPMNKRRMSGDNWYLLNFEQRKLLMGGHARTGRKYAGRVVQMITGSTGLDDWEWGVTLVARQADTIKEIVYEMRFDEVSARYADFGPFYINLRLAPEALWEHLRLPQA
- a CDS encoding 4-hydroxy-3-methylbut-2-enyl diphosphate reductase, translated to MAAEPTVTTPKINLRRPDIMAEVQAQVVSHYRSELVEYLRAHGHELRAGNLCIKLAKEFGFCYGVERAIDLAYAARKSFPPETPIYLLGEIIHNPEVNDQIRHMGIRTISSRPTPEELALLKAGDVVIIPAFGTEVRTRQILQEKGCVFVDTTCGDVMSVWKRVRQYARDQVTSIIHGKARHEETKATTSQATASGQGHYLVVYNLEETDYVCRYILQGGNKQEFLEKFKGAYSPGFDPDVHLQAVGVANQTTMLRNETEEVQRRFKAAMEQKYGPENLAAHFRYFDTICGATQDRQDALQKLLKEPLDLLIVIGGYNSSNTSHLAEMGEAVLPTYFIKNAAKMVSPRLITHWNQHLHREVETRDWLPDGPATIGITAGASCPNNLIEDVISRLLEFRGLSAKDVVGAPLKTGTPG
- a CDS encoding deoxyguanosinetriphosphate triphosphohydrolase, which encodes MNALRTREQLEALERLTLAPYAQLSAQTRGRRHAEPPPEWRTHFQRDRDRVIHSRAFRRLEGKTQVFLNGTGDHLRTRLTHTMEVAAIARNIARALRLNEDLAETIALAHDLGHPPFGHKGETVLNRLMREHGGFEHNRQSLRIVEELEQKYPQFPGLNLTWEVREGLVCHSPEKADARDAAEFSSGWGSLEAQAANLADEIAYYSHDLDDGLESGLLEERTLLREVELFALATRQVERAHGHLADECRRFFIIRCVIDLQVRDVVTTSARRIAEARLQSADDARASRHPLICYSKERHRQNRELRRYLYRNLYYNPVVHQPNRRAVKMLAELFRYYLAHPQEIGEQSRKRAGVDGWPRAICDYLSGMTDRYALLDYEHRLRGGPAPPGERV
- a CDS encoding NADH-quinone oxidoreductase subunit A: MQLEQYLPVLMLLLLAVAFTAFMLIGSVVVGRLANRYRLHRARSKDLPYECGMIPVSGQSTRLTIKFYLVALLFILFDIEVVFLYPWAVVYRDMLQDAATRNLILAAMLPFLGLLFFGFLYEVKKGGFNWRE